AGTTAATCCTTGtccaaccctttttttttttttttgagatggagccttgctctgccgcccaggctggagtgcagtgtcaagatcttggctcactgcaagctctgcctctcaggttcacgccattctcctgcctcagcctcccaggcagctgggactataggtgcccaccaccacgcctggctaattttttgtatttttagtagagacaaggtttcaccgtgttagccaggatggtctcgatctgctgactttgtgatccacccaccttggcctcccaaagtgctgggattacaggcgtgagccacagcgcctggcttttttttttttttttttttttttgaagcggagtctcgctctgtcacccaggctgaagtgcaatggcacgatcttggctcaccacaacctccgtctcctgggttcaagcaattcttctgcctcagcctccaaagtagctgggattacaggcatgtgccaccacacccggctaattttagtagagacagggtttcaccatgttggccaggctggtctcaaactcctgacctcaggtgatccacccgccttggcctcccaaagtgctggcgtgagccactgtgcccggccccttgtCCAACCTTTGAAGACAGTAGGATTTTCTTTCTGTAGGAATCAGAATTTTCCAGGGTGCCATGTGGGGCAGTTGTGTAAATGAAGCACCTCCAGATCCCTACAGCCTCCTTGGATTTTGATCcaacacagaaaaattatttatttatttattatttagagacagagtcttgctctgtcacccaggctggagtgcaggggcacagtcatagctcattgcaggccccaactcctgagctcaagtgatcctcttgcctcagcaagTAGCCAGGACATAGACGCgttccaccaccatgcccagctagttttttttttttttttttttttttagttttgtagaggcgaggtctcactatgttgcccagactggtctcttactcatgggctcaagccatcctcctgcctcagaaagTCATCTTTGCCTCAAATGTACGATTAATTTGGGGGTAGGCTTTGCCACAACTATCTCACTGGGTCTTCCCCACACCACTGTGGGATAGGGCTGTCTCTTTCCCCATCTTTGAAACGAGGAAACAGGTCTGAAAATCGAGGCAACTCCCGTCTTCTCCCACCACCCCTGAAGCCCTAGCACAAGGCTGGGTATCCAGCCAGCCTTCGGGAAGTTTTGTTGGACGGGGATGACTGAACTAGGTCTTTTTTCTGAGTCCTAAACCCCCAGGGACATCCCATTCATTCGGTCTGCAAATATGCTGTTtgtatacctactatgtgccaggtagtgTTTTAGGCCTTAGGGATAAAGCcatgaataaaacaaatatccTTGTCATTGTGGACCTTACATCCCAGTAGCGGAGAAGACAGATGAGTAAAGTATATGGTATGTTAGGTAAaagtgttaagaaaaataaagcaggatgttgggcacggtggctctcgcctgtaatcccagcattttgggaggctgaggtgggcggatcacctgaggtcagaagttcgagaccagcctggccaacatggtgaaaccccatctctactaaaaatacaaaaattagccgggcatggtggtgcacgcctgtaatcccagctactcgagaggctgaggcaggagaattgcttgaactcaggaggtggaggttgcagtgagctaagatgatgccactgcactccagcctggccacagagcaagactcagtctcaaaaacaaaaaaaaaaaagaaagaaagagaaagcaggaagaggGAATAGGAAGTACTGGGAAATGTAATTTTTAGATGAGGGAGAGTTGCTCGAAGGAGGCAACATCTGTAAAGACCTGCAGGAGTTGAGGGCAGGCGCCATTCATCTTCCAGCCTTTGGGCAGGACTGCCCACCTGTCTCCAaggaccttctcctgccctcatgtGGGTCCTCTGGTCCAGAATAGACTTGTGAAGTCATTGACAACAATCTTCAAACACTGCACTCCCCCAAGACTGCATAATAAACTTATTCATACTAAGATATTAGCAGTTCTTCATGGAGAACTCCTGGGTGGGGAGCCAAGCTCTGAAAAGCCCCATGAGGGAATGCCTTATCTCAGGAAGGAGCCCTGGGATGGGAAccacccctcctccctgcctctctcccccaCAGAGATTGAGTCTCACATTATAAAGCAAGAAGATATACTTAATGGCAAAGAGAATAAGATTAAAGAGTTGCAGCAAGTTATCAGCCAGCAGAAACAGATCTTCAGGTGAGAGGTCTGGGCCCAGCTGGGGATTGTTGATGACACTGGGGAGCCAGACCTCTGGCCCCTACCTACCCTCGGCTGTCCACAGCCCACCACCAGCTGGCTCCATTGCAGGAATCATATGTCTGACTTCCGGATCCAGAGGCAGCAGGAGAGCTACATGGCCCAGGTGCTGGACCAGAAGCATAAGAAAGCCTCAGGGACGCGTCAGGCCCGCAGCCACCAGCATCCCAGGGAAAAATAAAACGGCCGCCGCTTTCCTATTCTCTGGCTGTATtccccagcctctgccttctctgCTCTGGGAGTGCCCAGCCTCTATCCCCTGCTACTTCCCTCCCTCTTGGGTAGTGGTGGGGGTCCACAAGGTGGGGCTTGTAGCCTAGGGGAGGAGCTGGGTCTTTGTTGTCTGGTAGGCACCGCGGCTTCCTTTGGGTGTTTAACCCCTTCCTATATAAACAGCGCTGGTCATCCAGTAAcatcccaccccactcccagtGTCCTGGTAAATTTAACTCTCCCAACTTGACTACAGGGCTGGAAGCCCTGACCAGAAACTTCAAAGACAGTGGGTTCCAGAACCACAAGGAATTTGGGAAGTCAGTTTCCATCACATGACAATAATGTTATACCTGCAAATTGCATTTGCACCTGCTGACACCTCCCCCAAACAAATGGGAGCTTCACAatgggaggaagagaaaagacaatACTGTGTGTGGTTTTAAGGTGGAGAAACAATTTGGGAAGGGACCTCGATTTGCACAAGTTGCACAGGCAGGGCTGGATGGGATGGACCAGCAACATTCTTTCAGAAGCCATCGCCAAGTGCCCCCAGGTGATCATGGGGACACACCCAGGCAGAGGACCCACTTCAGGGGTCAGATTAGCCCAGTGTAGCCTGTCCTGGGTCAGTTTGAGGCCAAGTGCACAGGAGGGGGCAGTGCTCTTGCTCCAGGGCCAGCTGGGGCCTGAGTCATAGCAGGaccttgaggccagaaatttaaGGGCAAGTGGTGCCCACAGTTGTAAGACAATGACAGGTGGTGATTGCCTCCCAACCAGCGACTGTCCCCAGGGCAGGTCCTAAGGCTGTGGGGGCTGAAATTAGGGCCTTGTGAGTACCTGGGGGGGCACAGGGCTGTTCTGGCCGTAGGGGCCTTTGGAGCTGGGAACACAAGCTACTTCGAAGCTTCCCATGGGACCTCACATCGGTATCCAGGGcctgttctaggtgctgaggcAGACTGTGAAAGCTAGAGCTGTCCACTCCAGCCCCTTCCAATAGGTCCCACTGAGGGCAGTGGGTCCAGCAGGGGTAGTACCTTCCTGAGGCCCTGAGGAGTCAGGGAGGCCTCTAGCGGTGCTCTTCACTCTACTGAAGGTTGGGGATCAGGGGGAGTGTAACTGGGGTCAAGGAAGGTGGTGCGTGCACCCTTAGGAGCTCTAGCTGAGGCCAGCAATGGCAATGGGGGGTCCCCTGAAGTGATGTTAAGACACCCGGGGCTGAGGGGAAGATGAAATTGCTGGCTCTACCTGAGTTTCCTGGCCTGAAGGTCTGGTTCACCCGCTCACAACCTGAACCGCACACAGCAGTGCCTGACTTCAGGCGGATCCCtgctgtgcttcagtttcctcacctgtgagaTAGGTGGAGTTGGGCCTAACTCCTGGCTCCAAGGCTTGGGAAGTTGGGCCTGCCATTCCGTCATCTGCCTGTCAGCCAAAGCTTGAAGCCCACCCCAGGTACTCCGGCTTGTGCCTCAGAAGGGGGTTAGTTGGGCATGGGGGCTGGACAAGGAAGGGTGCAGGGCCCAGGTCTTTTCTGCTGCCGGCGCCGCTGGCTTAGGAGTGGACGCGGCCGCTTTAAGGAGCGGTGACCCCACGGCATCCTCGGGCGGGGCGGGGACAGTGCCGGCGCCACCAGCGGAGGCGAATGCGAGGGAGATAGTGCGCGGCGTCCGGCCCCACCATGCTGACCGCGCTCGCCCCGCCAGCCCTGCCTGGGATCCCGAGGCAGCTGCCCACGGCCCCCGCGCGGCGCCAGGACTCCTCCGGTTCGTCAGGCTCCTACTACACGGCTCCGGGTTCTCCGGAGCCCCCGGACGTTGGGCCGGACGCGGAAAGCCCAGCGAATTGGCCCTGGGTGGCCCCTGGGAGGGGGGCGGGCGCGCAGCCTCGCCTGTCCGTCAGCGCCCAGAATAGCCGCCAGCGGCACGGGCCCGGCTCGGGTTTCCCGCGAGGCCCAGGTTCCGGCCCACggccaccccagccccagctgcGCACGCTGCCGTCGGGGGAGATGGAAGTCATCTTCGGCGTCGGGCCCCTGTTCGGCTGCTCCGGCGCAGACGATCGCGAGGCACAACAACAG
The Symphalangus syndactylus isolate Jambi chromosome 7, NHGRI_mSymSyn1-v2.1_pri, whole genome shotgun sequence genome window above contains:
- the SPATA24 gene encoding spermatogenesis-associated protein 24 isoform X3; protein product: MVLQDENFVSKEEFQAVEKKLVEEKAAHAKTKVLLAKEEEKLQFALGEVEVLSKQLEKEKLAFEKALSSVNSKVLQESSKKDQLITKCNGIICLTSGSRGSRRATWPRCWTRSIRKPQGRVRPAATSIPGKNKTAAAFLFSGCIPQPLPSLLWECPASIPCYFPPSWVVVGVHKVGLVA